The Virgibacillus phasianinus genome includes a window with the following:
- a CDS encoding ABC transporter ATP-binding protein — protein MINIITKLLKLFNKRDKKKLLILFFMMIIAALFETVGIGLIVPFVGIITNPNIIQEQAVLSNIYELFNFQSTTSFVIFSVIVLLSIFVLKNLYLLLFNYAQFRVILNQQVKLSGELFKEYLTKPYTFHLQRNTADLLRNVNGEVSRVFQGIIMSGFQLFTEILVTTCILVLLLVTAPVATIVASILLGGSVFLFFAILRKKISLLGKEQQKVSGTMIKWVNQGLGASKEVKVSGKENFFIKAYKGQSQIKANNSRYMKMLEQVPRLFIETLLVSIVLITMLIVVFQGTSTSQIVSTMALFTMAAFRLMPSITRVVALTTTIRYSQPALSVVYEDLFMNTEESINSKKDFASINKGKKTYTDSIKLNGVSFRYPNQLENSIKDVSLTIPIGQSVAFIGESGAGKTTLVDIILGLFRPESGSVLVDGKNLHEQKSIWQQKIGYIPQAIFLSDDTIRGNVAFGINDNQIADEEVWRALEQAQMKEFVEALPERLETTVGERGVRLSGGQRQRIGIARSLYHNPEILFMDEATSALDNETEKEIMKAIDGLKGEKTLIIIAHRLSTIENCDIVFEINNGGLVATDNKLEKSGSMP, from the coding sequence TTGATAAATATAATCACAAAACTATTAAAGTTGTTCAACAAAAGGGATAAGAAAAAATTACTGATCCTTTTTTTTATGATGATTATAGCGGCTCTATTTGAAACTGTTGGAATTGGGTTGATTGTTCCCTTTGTTGGGATTATAACAAACCCCAACATTATTCAGGAGCAGGCAGTTCTATCCAACATCTATGAATTGTTTAATTTTCAATCAACAACATCATTTGTTATTTTTTCAGTCATTGTATTGCTATCTATATTTGTATTAAAGAATCTCTACTTACTTCTATTCAATTATGCACAGTTTCGGGTTATATTGAATCAACAAGTAAAGTTGTCCGGTGAATTGTTTAAAGAATACCTGACAAAACCATACACTTTCCATTTACAGCGAAATACAGCAGATCTATTACGCAATGTAAATGGAGAAGTATCAAGGGTGTTTCAAGGCATTATAATGTCAGGGTTTCAATTATTTACTGAAATTCTTGTCACTACATGTATATTGGTGTTGCTTTTGGTGACGGCGCCAGTTGCAACTATAGTTGCTTCTATCTTATTGGGTGGAAGTGTTTTTTTGTTTTTTGCAATTCTTCGTAAAAAAATTAGTCTTTTGGGTAAAGAACAGCAAAAAGTTAGTGGAACAATGATCAAATGGGTAAATCAGGGTCTAGGAGCAAGTAAAGAAGTTAAAGTCTCGGGGAAAGAAAATTTCTTTATAAAAGCCTACAAAGGTCAAAGCCAAATTAAGGCAAACAATAGCCGATATATGAAAATGTTGGAACAAGTACCAAGGCTATTTATCGAAACATTATTAGTATCTATTGTTCTTATTACCATGTTAATAGTAGTGTTTCAAGGAACAAGTACATCGCAAATTGTATCGACCATGGCACTGTTTACTATGGCAGCTTTTCGATTGATGCCTTCAATTACACGTGTTGTTGCTTTAACGACAACTATACGATATAGTCAGCCAGCATTATCTGTAGTATATGAGGACTTGTTTATGAATACGGAGGAATCTATTAACTCTAAAAAAGATTTTGCATCAATTAATAAAGGAAAGAAAACATATACCGACTCTATAAAATTAAATGGGGTTTCCTTTAGGTATCCAAATCAATTGGAAAACTCAATAAAGGATGTTTCTCTTACTATACCCATTGGTCAATCCGTTGCGTTTATTGGCGAGTCCGGCGCGGGCAAAACAACACTTGTAGATATTATCCTTGGACTATTTCGACCAGAAAGTGGCAGCGTTTTAGTGGACGGGAAAAATTTGCATGAACAAAAGTCTATATGGCAGCAAAAAATAGGCTATATCCCGCAAGCTATCTTTTTATCGGATGATACGATTCGAGGAAATGTAGCTTTCGGGATAAATGATAATCAGATTGCAGATGAGGAAGTATGGAGGGCATTAGAACAGGCACAGATGAAAGAATTTGTTGAAGCACTTCCTGAGCGTTTGGAAACAACCGTGGGTGAGCGAGGCGTAAGATTATCTGGAGGTCAACGTCAAAGGATTGGTATTGCACGGTCACTGTATCATAATCCAGAAATATTGTTTATGGATGAAGCAACTTCAGCATTAGACAATGAAACAGAGAAAGAAATAATGAAAGCAATTGATGGATTAAAAGGTGAAAAGACTTTGATTATTATAGCGCACCGATTAAGTACAATAGAAAACTGTGATATTGTATTTGAAATCAATAATGGGGGACTTGTAGCAACTGACAATAAATTAGAGAAGTCGGGATCAATGCCATAA
- a CDS encoding glycosyltransferase: MSNKISIIVPIYKVESYINKCIDSILAQTYNDFELILVNDGSPDNCGEICEEYAKKDKRIRVIHKKNGGVSSARNKGIEIAKGDYIGFVDPDDTIEPTMYEELLKAADYYNADMVICPIKSINLVNNTTSVSSIWKDKGQLIGKQNIINDIIPSLLLGKTYSLVSSVNKLYKKSIFDSHNIRFDENKHHSEDVRLNFTLLTLVDNLLYVEKAYYKYYIRNRESLTKIFRADLYDYILDNKNFLIELSKQYKQDENIESVKNHFTKVTLLFMQNVAVKKDISAEQRYEIVSTIMEDSDFAKDILIYKCPSIFYKLLTLICIKKDARLFINALKFKTKLNILRKNQISIRLFGTKM, from the coding sequence TTGAGTAATAAAATTAGTATTATTGTACCTATTTATAAAGTGGAGTCCTACATTAATAAATGTATTGATTCAATTTTAGCTCAAACCTATAATGATTTTGAGCTTATTCTTGTAAATGATGGATCTCCAGACAACTGTGGAGAAATTTGCGAGGAATATGCAAAAAAGGATAAAAGGATACGTGTCATTCATAAGAAAAACGGTGGAGTGTCTTCGGCTCGGAATAAAGGAATTGAAATAGCTAAGGGAGATTATATTGGTTTTGTAGACCCGGACGACACAATTGAACCAACAATGTATGAGGAATTACTAAAGGCAGCAGATTATTATAACGCAGACATGGTTATTTGCCCGATTAAAAGTATCAATTTAGTAAACAACACAACAAGTGTATCTTCAATTTGGAAGGATAAAGGTCAACTTATAGGGAAACAAAATATCATAAATGATATAATTCCTTCTTTACTACTTGGTAAAACCTATAGCTTGGTTTCTAGTGTAAACAAACTTTACAAAAAATCAATTTTTGATTCACATAATATAAGGTTTGATGAGAATAAGCATCATAGTGAAGATGTAAGGTTGAATTTTACTTTACTTACCTTGGTTGACAATTTGTTGTACGTGGAAAAGGCTTACTATAAATACTATATCCGAAATAGAGAATCATTAACTAAAATTTTTAGAGCAGATTTATATGACTATATATTAGATAATAAAAACTTTTTAATTGAATTAAGTAAACAATACAAACAAGATGAAAATATTGAAAGTGTAAAAAACCATTTTACAAAGGTCACATTATTGTTTATGCAAAATGTGGCAGTTAAAAAAGACATATCCGCGGAACAAAGATATGAAATTGTATCAACAATAATGGAAGACAGTGATTTTGCAAAGGATATATTGATATATAAATGCCCGTCCATTTTTTATAAGCTTCTAACATTAATTTGTATTAAAAAGGATGCTAGGCTGTTTATCAATGCACTAAAATTTAAAACAAAGCTCAATATTTTAAGAAAAAATCAAATTAGTATAAGACTTTTTGGGACAAAAATGTAA
- a CDS encoding glycosyltransferase: MKKNIVFMLINMNVGGTEKALLNMISEIPKSEYDITILMLEKYGGFLNSIPSEVNVEYVKEYCELKEVLNRPPKEVALNLLKRGKICGTIGLLFTQLLSKFLKNRSIFFKYVLKNVPGLKSEYDIAVAYAGPMDFISYFVIHKIKAKKKVQWIHFDVSKIGFNINFAVKIYKYFDRIYVVSDEARKKLIKLAPSTKEKSEVFLNVVSSNIIKKQSLEGEGFRDNYEGHRILTVGRLANEKGQDIAIRVLARLVKEGYKVKWYCLGEGSSRTEYERLIKEYNVQDKFILLGSNPNPYPYMDQCDIYVQPSRYEGYCITLAEARALQKPIITTNFTGAKEQIKNEITGIIVDIQEEQIYFAIKKLLNNPRQSTVFYFNLSKEIFKDINQMEKIYHLV; the protein is encoded by the coding sequence ATGAAAAAGAATATAGTGTTTATGCTTATAAATATGAATGTGGGTGGAACAGAAAAGGCTTTACTTAATATGATTTCTGAGATTCCAAAAAGTGAATATGACATTACAATACTAATGTTAGAGAAATATGGTGGTTTTCTTAATTCGATACCGAGTGAAGTGAATGTGGAGTATGTTAAGGAATATTGTGAATTAAAGGAGGTTTTGAATAGGCCACCAAAGGAAGTTGCTTTAAACCTCCTGAAAAGGGGCAAGATATGTGGCACAATTGGTCTTCTGTTTACACAACTACTTTCCAAATTTCTTAAAAATAGAAGTATTTTCTTCAAGTACGTTTTAAAGAACGTACCTGGCTTAAAAAGTGAATATGATATTGCTGTAGCTTATGCTGGTCCAATGGACTTCATAAGCTATTTTGTTATCCATAAAATAAAAGCAAAGAAGAAGGTTCAATGGATTCATTTTGATGTTTCTAAGATCGGGTTTAACATAAATTTTGCGGTTAAAATATATAAATACTTCGATAGAATATATGTTGTTTCTGATGAAGCTAGAAAGAAACTCATTAAACTTGCGCCTTCAACAAAAGAGAAGTCAGAGGTTTTTTTGAATGTAGTGTCATCGAATATTATAAAAAAACAATCATTAGAAGGGGAAGGATTTAGGGATAACTATGAAGGGCATAGGATTCTAACTGTTGGTAGATTAGCAAATGAAAAAGGCCAAGACATAGCTATACGGGTTCTGGCGAGGTTAGTAAAAGAGGGTTATAAAGTTAAATGGTACTGCCTAGGTGAAGGTAGTTCACGAACCGAATATGAAAGGTTAATTAAAGAATATAATGTTCAAGATAAATTCATTCTTTTGGGTTCGAATCCAAATCCTTATCCATACATGGATCAGTGTGATATTTATGTTCAACCGTCAAGATATGAAGGATATTGTATTACCCTTGCCGAAGCAAGAGCCTTACAAAAACCTATTATTACAACCAATTTTACCGGAGCAAAAGAACAAATTAAAAATGAAATTACCGGAATAATTGTAGACATTCAAGAAGAACAAATTTATTTCGCAATAAAGAAATTATTAAATAATCCTAGACAATCTACCGTATTTTATTTCAATTTATCAAAAGAAATATTTAAAGATATAAATCAGATGGAAAAAATTTATCACCTTGTTTAA
- a CDS encoding polysaccharide pyruvyl transferase family protein: MEKIFVDVYLAFNLGDDLFLDILAKKYPDCEFTVNYVGSHYDEFISGYKNVNRRKYTLFNKIGQRLRLTDSIKNYDKIAENHKALIFLGGSIFREERYHKSLYKDRLKLVTEFKNRNKPVFILGANFGPYETKGFLNDYMKLFKLCDDVCFRDLDSYKLFDNLPQVRHASDIVFQMRIEDYITIGAKKNMVGFSIIDVRHKQGLYSYYDDYIVSTVKAINLVVKKGHDCCLMSFCELEGDLELIDEIKSHLSLETLKKVSVYNYRGNIEEVMGLITSFKLFIAARFHANILALLLGIGLIPIIYSNKTSNMLKDIGQCNILVTMKDLHLQYDENIINRGFDNKAMIEPLSKDSIKQFKSLDELLNISKEDLGI, translated from the coding sequence GTGGAAAAGATTTTTGTAGATGTTTATCTTGCATTCAACTTAGGGGATGACCTCTTCCTAGATATACTGGCAAAAAAATATCCGGACTGTGAATTTACGGTTAACTATGTGGGTAGTCACTATGATGAATTTATCTCAGGATATAAAAACGTAAATAGAAGAAAATATACACTTTTCAACAAGATTGGGCAGCGCCTCAGGCTAACTGATTCAATAAAAAACTATGATAAGATTGCAGAGAATCACAAAGCATTAATTTTTTTAGGGGGATCTATTTTTAGAGAGGAAAGATATCATAAATCCTTATATAAAGATAGATTAAAATTAGTAACAGAGTTTAAGAATAGAAATAAACCTGTATTTATACTTGGCGCAAACTTTGGTCCTTACGAGACAAAAGGGTTTTTGAATGATTATATGAAACTTTTTAAACTATGTGATGATGTGTGTTTTAGGGACTTAGATTCGTATAAATTATTTGATAATCTCCCACAAGTAAGACACGCTTCTGATATAGTTTTTCAAATGAGAATAGAGGATTATATAACAATAGGGGCTAAAAAAAATATGGTTGGGTTTTCGATTATTGATGTGAGACATAAACAAGGTTTATATTCTTATTATGATGACTATATAGTCAGTACAGTAAAGGCTATAAACTTAGTAGTAAAGAAAGGCCACGATTGTTGTTTAATGTCTTTTTGTGAACTAGAGGGAGATCTTGAATTAATAGATGAAATAAAATCCCATTTATCTTTAGAAACGCTTAAAAAGGTATCCGTATATAATTATCGAGGGAATATTGAAGAGGTTATGGGTTTAATTACTTCTTTTAAATTATTTATAGCGGCAAGATTTCATGCAAATATATTAGCCTTATTATTGGGTATTGGGCTTATACCCATAATATATAGTAATAAAACTAGTAATATGCTTAAAGACATAGGCCAATGCAATATTTTAGTAACTATGAAAGATCTTCACTTACAATATGACGAAAATATAATAAATAGAGGTTTTGATAATAAAGCTATGATAGAGCCTTTATCAAAAGACTCTATAAAACAATTTAAAAGTTTAGATGAATTACTAAACATCTCTAAAGAGGATTTGGGGATATGA
- a CDS encoding glycosyltransferase, producing MKSKLLFVIDSLCIGGAEKSLVSLLNMIDPSLYDIDLLLFKKGGELEDLIPNYVNILLVPEYFRFINKEISGAAITNAYFYYYKFKTSFALRLNNLKKNPLHSEQVVYKCIHKIFTPLFQEYDVAIAYSQGMPTYFVANMVTSEKKLAWINTDYSNTLYDKEIDYDSYKKIDKIIAVSQHTKESVSKTRNEYHNKVEIFLDIINPKVIYKMAEEQESSEFDKSEINLLTVGRLEAVKAHNKAIEVAKKLKDSGYEFKWYVIGEGSEKAKLQKLIHKYGLNDYFILLGKKLNPYCYMKVCDIYVQTSLKEGFGLTINEAKILKRPIICTNFSAAKEIITNNVDGVIVEHDIDSIYYGIKKYLDDRAFKKKIENELDRTITYSPVHQISDFYKLISN from the coding sequence ATGAAAAGCAAACTACTATTTGTTATTGACTCACTATGTATTGGGGGAGCGGAGAAAAGTTTAGTTTCATTGTTAAACATGATAGATCCGTCACTGTATGATATCGATTTACTTCTTTTTAAAAAAGGAGGGGAGCTTGAAGATTTAATACCTAATTATGTAAATATATTATTAGTACCAGAATACTTTCGATTCATAAATAAAGAAATATCCGGGGCGGCGATTACTAATGCTTATTTTTATTATTATAAATTTAAAACTTCATTTGCCTTAAGGTTGAATAATTTGAAAAAAAATCCACTTCATAGTGAGCAGGTAGTCTATAAATGTATACATAAAATCTTTACTCCACTTTTTCAAGAATACGATGTTGCAATAGCCTACAGTCAGGGTATGCCTACGTATTTTGTTGCAAATATGGTTACATCTGAAAAAAAATTAGCCTGGATCAATACTGATTATAGCAATACATTGTATGATAAAGAAATTGATTATGATTCATATAAGAAAATTGATAAAATAATTGCAGTTTCCCAGCATACAAAGGAATCGGTATCTAAAACTAGAAATGAATATCACAATAAGGTAGAAATATTTTTAGACATAATTAATCCTAAAGTTATTTATAAAATGGCTGAGGAACAAGAGAGTAGCGAATTTGATAAATCAGAAATAAACTTACTAACAGTAGGTCGACTAGAAGCCGTCAAAGCACATAATAAAGCCATTGAGGTTGCAAAAAAATTAAAAGATTCAGGTTATGAATTTAAATGGTATGTGATCGGAGAAGGGTCGGAAAAAGCGAAACTCCAAAAGTTAATCCACAAATACGGGTTAAACGACTATTTCATATTACTTGGCAAAAAATTAAATCCCTATTGTTATATGAAAGTTTGCGATATTTACGTCCAAACATCACTAAAAGAGGGATTCGGCTTGACCATCAATGAAGCAAAAATATTAAAACGGCCAATCATTTGCACTAACTTTTCAGCTGCAAAGGAAATTATTACTAACAATGTTGATGGAGTAATTGTAGAACATGATATAGATAGTATATATTACGGTATAAAAAAGTACTTAGATGATAGAGCCTTTAAGAAAAAAATAGAAAATGAATTAGATAGAACTATAACTTATAGTCCTGTACATCAAATATCTGACTTTTATAAATTAATTAGCAACTAA